Proteins co-encoded in one Nicotiana sylvestris chromosome 7, ASM39365v2, whole genome shotgun sequence genomic window:
- the LOC138873787 gene encoding uncharacterized protein has product MPDYVEPKQYERGPGVARGGGARRSGGARRSGGARRGGGARRGRGAGRRGGGRRGGGPHQGGVEAPADYVVSDLLGGLHETDMSSYNLGMNLTLGTSQAERDVDMAATDDYIQEPDEIVVRQFKLL; this is encoded by the exons ATGCCTGATTATGTAGAGCCAAAGCAGTATGAGCGAGGCCCTGGTGTGGCACGAGGTGGTGGTGCCCGACGAAGTGGAGGTGCCCGACGAAGTGGAGGTGCCCGACGAGGTGGTGGTGCCCGACGAGGCAGGGGTGCCGGACGACGTGGcggtgggcggagaggaggtggtccccatcaagggggcgttgaggcccCTGCTGATTATGTTGTTTCCGATTTGCTGGGTGGCCTACATGAGACGGACATGTCGTCATACAACCTTGGGATGAATCTCACTCTAGGGACTTCGCAG GCTGAACGCGATGTTGACATGGCTGCGACAGATGATTACATTCAGGAGCCCGACGAGATAGTGGTACGACAATTTAAATTGTTGTGA